Genomic window (Pseudovibrio brasiliensis):
GACGCACTTTAATAAGCCACCTGCATATCGCAGAGGCAAACTAACTAGGAGATATCACGATGGCTAAAGGCACCGTGAAATGGTTCAACACCACTAAAGGTTTCGGTTTCATCGCACCTGAAGACGGAAGCAAAGACGTTTTCGTTCACATTTCAGCTGTAGAGCGCTCCGGTCTTTCCACTCTGGCAGACGGCCAGGAAGTGACCTTTGAACTGGAATCCGGCCGTGACGGTCGCCAGAGCGCTGTAAACCTCGAAACCGTATAATTCGAGCGACACAGTTTCTAAAAAGAGAGCGTAGCAATGCGCTCTCTTTTTTTGTTTGGAGTTCACTCCAAACTTTGGGCACCGATCTTGAGAGCATCGATTGAGCTACTCAGGGGATCCCAACCTGCCCATTTCGTTTCTTCTTGCCAATCCACTCTGAAGCTAGTGTAAGGTACGGTATCGTACTTGCCAGAGAGTTGGAAGCATTGCATGGAAACAGAAAAAAAGGTGTCACGTGGTGAAAAGCGCAGAAATGAGCTTCTGGAAATAGCAACTGACACGATTATCGAACTTGGCTACGCCAACACGTCGATGGATGAGATTGTCAGACGTGCACGCGCCTCCAAAACCACGGTCTACAGACACTTCAAAAACAAAGAAGCAATGCTGGCGGAGATTGTCAGCAATCTGTCCGAAGGACCAGTCCTCTCAATCAAGCCTCTCGATTCCCATGCAGACGGCGGATCTCTTCAGGAGTTGGAGGAGATACTCTTTGTCTTTGGCAAAGCAGTGTTGACCCTCATCTATGATGACAGAACTTTAGGGCTTTGGCGCATGCTCATCGGAGAGGGCAGTCGCGCGCAGCATATCACGAAGTCCTTCTTCCAGCTCGGTCCCAAGCGCGCAAGTTCCAGCATTGCACAGCAACTGCAACTCGCCAATGAGCTTGGAATTATCTCAGTTGAACACGCCGAAAAGGCAGCGAGCATATTCATGGGTATGCTGCGCGAAGACACGCACCTTGCGTTGCTATTGGGCGTTCAGTCAGCACCGAGTGAAGAAGCAACTTCATCTCATGTTCGCCAATGCGTACGCGACTTCATGAAAGCTCACAGGGCCTAGCTGCACCGACTTGGAGCCGGCCCGAAACCTGCGAAGCTTGACGAAAGCATTTTTTGCCTGCTAAGTGTACGGTACAGTATCGTACACTTATGGAGGTAGAGATGCTTGACAATAACACTGTTGCACATTCCATCGTAACCCGCGCCGAGGCTATGCCAACGCCGCAGCACATCAGTCTGAACAAAATCAGGAAGTCAAAAGACGGTCTGGAGCTTGAGGTTGATTTAATCGCTGAACTTACAGGTGATGGCCTGGTCAAGAGTGGCGTGGTACAGCCCAACGTGCCCGGTTTCGGTGCTTTTGAACTCCTCTGCGATGAAGGCTCATCCATTGGTGGAGCAGATACCGCTCCCGCTCCACTGTCCTACCTCGCAGCTGGTATAGGCTTTTGCCTGCTGACCCATGTGCATGGGCTGGCCCAGTCCCGGAAGCTGAACATCTCCTCCATCAAGCTGGAGCAGAAGATGAAGTTCCAATCCAAAATTCCGGGAATGACGGCTGAAGAAGGCTCGGAAATGCTCGGCGTCTCGAAAGGTATCGAGACCGTCATCATCATCGAGTCGCAAGAAGACCCGTCAATGATTGCTTTGCTGGTGGAAGCAAGCGAGAAAGCCTGCATGGCGCTTCAAACCGTCGTAAACGCAATTCCGTCATCGACCACAATCATCAACAATGGCCAGAAACTCTGAGCCAGACCTGATGCGCAGGGCTGCCTGTCGAGTGAAATAGCTTAAGAGGCAGTCCTCTACTCCAACTCACCTTCTTATAAATGAAGCAGAGAAGGGCGGGGGGAAACACAATGATGTCCTCGAAAAATCCCACCTACTATCCCACCATGTTCCGTAACCAGCTGATGGCGACAATTGTCTGGGCCCAGCTCTTTGTTCTCTATTGCATCGCGCTTCTGGCCTTCAGTACACAGAATGAAAGCCACGTGTTTTGGGCTGATCCATTTATCAAGATCATACCAATCTATGCCTCAACTTGGCTCGTCATTCTCACGTCTCTGCTCTTGGGCTGGTATTGCTTTACAAAGCTTGGCTGGGCAGGGTTGAAAACGTACACACCTGTCACTCAGATCATTGCCGGAGCAGGCACAGCGGTCATCGTGACCTGCATAATTTGGAGCATCTTCGGAAGCAAATTGCCTGACTTTGTTCCGGCTGAAGAAAGCTCTCGCCCCGGCTTCCTCTTTGGTATGGTTGCCGGATACGGTGAAGAGCTATTGTTCCGCATGCTGATCAGTTCACCTGTCTTTTTCGGCATGTTCAGTCTGCTGGCAGGCGTAAAGCACACCTATCGTGTGTTTTGGTCGGCATTGACCGCGGTTCTCATCGCCGCGATTGCCTTTGTTATCTTTCATGAACTTGGCGAAACCGACCACACACTGATGTGGAACTTGATAGCCACCCGCATGCTTGTGCCGGGGCTGATAATGGGGAGCCTGTTTTTTCTGCTTGGGCCGGGTTTTGTCATTTTTATGCATGCCTCAATGCACATAATGATACCGCTGCTGTTTAACTGATCACAAAACGTGTCGCGCGCAGCCATCGGCACGCGACACGCAACTTGCCTCAAACAACCACCGCCCGCATGGCCTCCCATAAAGGCCGGGTGAGCTCCGTCTCAATCAAGGTCACTGCTTCATTTCCACGTGCACGACACTTATCTCGTCGCAAACCGGTGCGTTGAAAACCATTCTTTTCTTGTACGCGAAGAGAGCCATGATTTTCGTCGAAGGCCCCACAAGTGATCCGCTCGGAATCAAGGACTTCAAAGCAGTATCGAACAACCTCTGCCGTCGCTTCACTCATAAAGCCCTTGCCCCAGAATGGCTTGGCCAACCAATAACCAATCAAAGGCACACCTTCCTCTGAGATGTGGATGCTGATAACTCCTACAATACGGTGCTCGAACTCGATGGCCCAGTTGACCTCCTGTGTCAGCGGAGTGTTTGCGCAATTACTTAACCACCACTCACCATCGGCTTTGGTGTAGGGATAAGGCACCACAGACAGCATCCGCGTAACCTCAAAGTTATTGAGGTGGTCGCAAATCAGCGTCAGGTCATTTTCTCGAAGTGCTCGCAAAGCTAGGCGCTTTGTTTTAAGCTCAGGAAATTCCATTTTAACAACACCTTTGCTAGCTAACCAGCCTCAAACAGCCACAGCCCGCATGGCTTCCCATAGATCGCGGGTGAGTTCTACGTTAATCAGGGTGATGTCTTCCTCACCACGGGCGCGGCTTTTGTCGGGTTGGGTGCCGACGGTCTGGAAGCCGTTTTGGGCCAGCACGTTCAGCGAGCCATCATTCTCCTCAAAGGCGCCGGACGTAACCTTGGTCGCCCCAAGCGTTTCAAAGCAGTAGTCAACCACCGCCTCGGTTGCTTCGCTCATATAGCCTTTGCCCCAGAACGGTTGGCCAAGCCAGTAGCCGATGCGTGGGTAGCCATCCTCTGCAATTCGGATGCCGATAACACCTGTAAACCCGTGCTCAGATTCAATAACCCAGTTGGTCTCTTTAGTCAGAGGCGTCTCGCTGATGTGGTTGAGCCACCATTCGCCATCAGCCTTTGTGTAGGGGTAAGGAACCACAGTCAGCATTTTGCTGACTTCAAAGTTATTTATGTTCTCACAAATCGGCTCCAGATCATCCTGCCGAAACTGGCGAAGGGTGAGGCGACTGGTGTTGAGTTCAGGAAACATTTTCTATCCAACTTCTTGTATTTAGGAGCGCTTGGTCATTCGATCTCAAACACTCTGGAATGTCGTTGGCTGCTGGTGTGCTCAGGCAATCGTAAGCCGTTCTGCCCACTGGTCTTTCGTCAAACTGAAAGAAACACTCGGCAGTGTTTCACCTTGGCGAGATCGCGGTGTCGAAAAGCCTCTGCCGACTTCGCGAAAACCCAGTTTTTGCAGAACACGCAGGCTGGCAGGATTTTCTTCAAGCGCGGAGGTGTAGATTGTCGGCAACTTGAGCGTTTCAAAGCCATATGCTGTGACAGCTTCAGCGGCCTCACTCATATAGCCTTTGCCCCACAGATGCTCTGCAAGCCAGTACCCCAGAATAGGTTTTCCGCTTTGCAGCTTCATCAGCGTGATCGCACCGGAAAAACCAGCTGGCCCCTCAACAACCCAGGCAATCTTTTCAGAAAACGGAGTGGTACGGCAAAAGTTGATCCACCATTCTCCATCCTCTTTGGAATAAGGATAGGGGACTTCAGAAAGTGTTTTCACGACCGCAAAATTATTGATGTGCGTACAAAGCGGCTCCAGATCCGTGTGCTTGAACTGGCGCAGTGTCAGCCTGTCTGTTTTAAGTTCAGGAAACATCTTAAATACTCATATGCTTGCATCTGTGCTGGTCAGGCGAAGAAAGTCATTGCGGGTTATCTGAAGTTGGATCTCATCCAGCTCTGCATTGTCGCGTGCACGGCAAACATGCTTGGCCTCGCCCGTGATTTTGAAGCCGTACTTGGTCAGCACGCGCATTGAGGCCGGGTTTTCTTTGAAAACACCGGTGCGCACCACATGAAGCTCTCGCTCTTCAAAGAGATAAGCAAGAACTGTCTGCAAAGCTTCGCTCATCAGGCCTTTGCCCCAATGCTCTCGCCCAAGCCAGTATCCAACACTCGCAGCCCCTTGCAGTTCTTTGGCTTTAAACCCACCACAAAACTGTCCATCAAACTCAATGGCCCACGTCACATTCTCAGCTGTGTTGTTCGCAAGCGCCTGCGCAATGTAATCCCGCCCATCCTCTTCAGAAAACGGATGCGGCTGACTGCTCAGAGATTTAGAGACCTCAAAGTCCCCCAAATAAGCACAGAGCCTCTCAAGATCTCCTGCCCGCATTTCCCTCAGCACAAGTCGATCGCTGCGGAGCACTGGGAAAGTGTTTTGGGTCTTCATGGTGATCAGCTTTCTGCTTCTGCAAGATCCACGAAATCGGCGAGGGGCAAGGCAAGCCGGATATGAGGAACCATCGTATCACCACGTCCTTTGGAGGGGATAGATTCTTCTCCAACTTTGCTGAAGCCCATTTTATCCAACAAGTGAGAAGAGGCAGGATTGTCTGCAAAGACACCGGCCTCAAAGCGTGTCACAGCGCGGTGTTCAAACCCAAAACGTAAAACCGTACGAAGAGCTTCACCCATATAACCACGGCCCCAGTAGGGTTCACCCATCCAGTAACCGGTCCAGCCAGTGCCATCCTCAAATTTTGCCCAGATACAGCCAACCAGGCCGGTTCCATCATCAATCGCCCACAACACCACACTGGCCGGATCATTAGTCCGGCCACGACTGATGTAAAACCTGCCGGTTTCCTCCGTAAACGGATGCGGCATGCCTGAAAGCATGCTCGCAATCGCGTAGGAGTTTGCCAGTTGAACAAGGCGATCGAGATCACCGTCGTCGATCATGCGCAATCGGAGACGGTCTGTTTTCAGCTCTGGAAAAACCACTTTATCTTATCCCCGCCACAGCAAGTTGTGGTTGCTCTACCGCCTGACCCAGTTTGAGTTCGAAGTTCTGTGTCTCCACCTCATCAGTTCCTCTGGAGACACAAGAGTGCGTACAAACGGAGGTCGGAACGAAGCCATTTTTCAAAAGAACGCGAAATGACGCAGGATTCTCCGAAAAAACGCAAGCATCAACGTTTTCGACGCTCCGCTCGGATTGCAGATAGTTTACAACGGCTTGCACCGCTTCACTCATGTAGCCCCGCCGCCAGTAGTATTTTCCAAGCGCGTAGCCCAGAGACGCGGATTCTCCAATCCGGTGCGCACCAATGGACCCAATGAACCCGGTACCATTGTCAATCGCCCAAACCACATCTGTCTTCAGATCAAAAGAATGGCTACGAGAGATAAACTCATGCGCCCACTCATCCGTGATCGGGTGTGGAAAACTGGCGGTCATCCGTGCCACATCATAGTCAGAGAACAGAAACCGCAGCCGAGGATAATCGTCTGGCTGAAGTGCTCTTAAAATCAACCGGTTGGTCTGTAATTCCGGGAAGATCATTGTGCTGCCTCCTGCACTCTGAGCTGTTGTGCTACGATGAAATCTCTAGGGGATATGCGAAACTCTTCTGTGGGATAATTTCCGGCAAGACGGGCGCGGCTACGCCCCTCATTCCGCCCTGTATGGACAAAACCAAGCTTTCTCAGCAGTGCCTGCGAGCCGGCGTTGTCGCTGAAGGCATCCGCACAAATGGAAGGGACTTCGCGTTCAAGCAAAAGGTAATTGAGTGCTGCGCTAACCGCCTCATACATAATGCCTTTCTTCCATTTCTCTTCGGCGAGCCAAAAAGCGATATCCGGTGTCAGCTGCAGATAACCGACACCCACGCCACCAATCGCGACCCCTTGAAGCTCCACGACCCAGTTCACAGCATGACCTAAATCACCGGGCATAAACCTCTGCAGAAACACCTCAGCATCTGCCTTTGTGAAAGGGTGGGGCTGTGATGCCAGCATGCGTGTAATGTTCTGATTTTGCAGCAGTTCCACAAGGCGTGGCGCATCCGTCTCTCTCCATTCCCGCAGTGTCAGGCTTGCTGTTCTCAAACGAGGGAAAGTGGTCATTGTGCTGCCTCCTGCACTCTGAGCTGTTGTGCTGCAATGAAATCCAACGGGGATATGGCGAACTCTTCTGTAGGATAATCTCTAGCCAGACGCGCCACGCTGCTCCCCATTCCTTGCCCGGTATGAACAAAGCCAAGCTTACGCATCAGCGCTTGAGAACCCATGTTATCGCTGAATGCATCCGCAACGATCTTGGGGAGTTCACGTTCAAGAAGAAGGTAGCGCAAGGCTTCACTAACAGCCTCAAACATAATGCCCTTTTGCCAGTGCTCCTCGGCCAGCCACCATCCGATGCCGGGCGTGTCATTCAAAGGCCGGGCACCAACGCCGCCAATCACTTCTCCCTGAAGCTCAACGGCCCAGTTCACAGCCTCGTTCAGATCACCGGGGATTGCTGTCTGCAGAAAAGCTTCTGCGTCCGCCTTGGTAAAGGGGTGTGGTTTAGAAGTCAGCATACGCGTAATGCTATGATTTTGAAAGAGTTTCAGTGCGCGTGGTGCATCTGTCTCTCTCCACTCCCGCAGTGTCAGGCTGGTCGTTCTTAAGCGAGGAAAAGTGGTCATAGCGCAGCTCCCATCATCACATGCGCATCACCATGCAGTGCCTCAAACCGATCCCGCGGCAGGTGCATGATGATATTCTCAACGTCTTGTTGCAGAGGTTTAGAGTAGCGAAGGCAAACACCAGCTGGCTCAAAGCCTAGCTTTTTCAATAGCTTCTGAGAGGAGTAGTTCGTCGCAAATACACGAGCGCCAAACACATCACATGCCTCGCGCGAAAAGCCCCAGTGGAGTGCGGCAACACATGCTTCAACCATAAAGCCTTGCCCCTGAGCTTTCTGAGAAAGCCAGTACCCAATGGTTGGCAGCTCCGGGAACTCCTTGAGATCACCGGGCTTTTGAATTTCTACTCCACCAATAAGTGCGCCGTTGTGTTCAATGGCGAAGGGGAAGTTGTCTATTTCCGGATCTGCATTCAAGGCAAATTGAGCAACAGTATCCAACTCGCTCCTAAGCGGAGGCCAGCTTGCACCTGTTAGCCAGCGGATAATTTCATAATCTGAGTGCCCGATTTCCCAATAATCTTGAAGATCTTCAGGTTTGTAACGGCGAAGCCTCAGTCTTTGGGTATCTAAAGTTGTGGTGAGCATTGTAAAAGGCCTTGTAAATCAAACGCATATTTCTCTGGTCGTTATTTGAAATGGATAAGTGAAGGTAAAACGCAGCAGTCCCCGATGATCCGGAATGCAGACATGACGAATGCATCAGGATCAGAAGGATCGCTGGTTTTGTGTGGTTGAGGGTATGCCGTGACAGGCAAACAACAATCACGCTGCCGGAAGCAGGTTGCTATCGCTGCAACCTGCTGATCTGGCATCACTTAACCAGCAGATCCCCATCGCGTATTCGCGATCCATTGGGTGCGGGTCAGTGTAAAGCGTGTGGCATCCACCACGGCCATAGCGCCGAGAGAATGCAGCTTTGTTGCTCCATCCTGCTTAAAGCCGCACTTGGTCAAAACCCGGTGCGAGGCAGGGTTGCTCACACGGCAAGACGCGGAGAGCTCCTTAACGCCGTTGGCAAAAGCGAATTCGATAACAGACTGAACTGCTTCTGTCGCATATCCCTGGTTCCAGAATGGCTCGCCCACCCAATAACCCAGATGCACAGCACCAAAGTCTTCGGCAAGCGGATTGAAACCGATAGCGCCAATAAAGCGGCCAGTGTTCTTCATGCGGATCGCGAATGTCGCTTGAGACGGTAACTGAACTTCACACCGCTTTACGAGCGCTTTAGCGTCTTCGTACGTGAATGGATGCGGCATGTTCGTCAGTTTCTCAGCGATCCGACGGTTGTTGGCCAAAAACAGGATGTCAGCCACATCATCCTTGCGCGCTCGGTCGACGACGAGACGCGCGGTGTCCTGCGGCGACCCGGCCGCAAAGCAACTGCTTTCTTCTGGGATCTCTTCGTATTCAACTACCATGGTTTCTACTCCGGTCTTGCTGCCCGTCCCACTGGGCAAAGAAAAAGGGGAAGACGGTGTCCCATCTACCCCTTAATCTTGATCTTTTTGATCTTGACCGGATTTTCCTAAATCCGCCGGGGTCTTGATGAGACGCCGACGATTTGGATTTCCACGTCAGCGTTACTCAGCGGCGAGCGCCACTGGCATCACATTAATAAATGTTCGGCCGTTGCGTTTTTCTTCGAACGCAACTTTGCCTTCTACGGTCGCAAAGATAGTATGGTCTTTACCCATGCCTACACCTGCGCCTGGGTGCCACTTAGTGCCACGCTGACGTGCGATGATATTGCCAGGTACGACAGCTTCGCCACCGTATTTTTTGATGCCAAGGCGGCGACCAGCTGAATCGCGACCGTTGCGGGATGAACCGCCAGCTTTTTTATGAGCCATAACGAAGTACTCCTCGTTTAATCTCTAGGATAGCAACTGCGCGAATTACTTCGCTGCGAGTTCCTTAGCCTGTTCAACCCAGTTATCGCGTTCAAAACGGCCTTTCAGACCAGCTTCTTCTTCAACGCGGGCGATATCTTCAGCGGAGAAACCTGCGATCTGTGCGTAGGTGGAAACACCTGCTGCATTCAGCTTTTTCTCGATTGCTGGGCCAAGACCCTGCAACTTCTTCAGATCGTCGGAACCTTCAGCAGCTGGTGCAGCAGCAGCTTTCTTAGGAGCCGCAGCTTTTTTAGCTGGCTTCGCGCCACCGGTCAGGATGTCTGTGATCTTCACGGTAGTGAATGCCTGACGGTGACCGTTGCGACGACGGGAGTTCTGACGACGACGCTTTTTGAAGATGATGATCTTGCGATCACGACCCTGCTCAACAACTTCAGCTACAACAGAAGCGCCTTCAACGGTTGGTGCACCGATGGTGGTTTCAGCATCTGAACCAACCATGAGAACTTCGTCAAAAGTTACTGTTTCACCAGCTTCAGCAGAAACTTTTTCGATCTTCAGGAGATCGTCAGCAGCAACAGTGTACTGTTTACCGCCTGTTTTGATGACTGCGAACATGCGCATGTCCTTCTTATCTTAAAGCGCACCCTTCGGCGTCGCAGGTATCTGCGAACTTGTTCGACCGTTTCCCTAATTGCTCTGGGAACGTCCCTCTGTGGGGAGATCGACCGCAAACTCTGGAAAAACCAGAAGGCGATTTCGATGTCTTGCCTCGGACAGCGCGGAAAAGCGGGATTACCCGCAATTTATTGAGCTGCTGGAATATACGCAGGCATTCTGGAATGTCAACGCAGAATCTCGCCAATAATATTAGAAATACGAGTGGTGAGATCTATGTCACATAAGATTAACTTTCAAAGAACGCTCCGGTGCCGGAGTGATTCGCGCTATGGTTGCGCAAACAGATTTATACCTACGATCTAATTGTTACGTCCAAATACCTATTCCGCTGCGTTTAAACGCCCATTCTGCGATTGGTTTAAGGATCGATAAACCTTCGCCAGCCAACAATAGGGCAACGCGATTTGTGCATGTTCCATACAAGTGCTAGGGGAGGATTGGGCGCTCAATATGGAATGACTGTGACAATCTCGCGATCATTATCATCCAATGAATTAAACCGCATACGTGCGGGGGGCATAAAATGCGCATTCCAAAGTTCGCCTGGATATATTCCGTCGTAACGAGAGTTACGGCCCTTGGATTACTGCCGATACTTGTGCTGGGTGGGGCACTGATTTCCCTCTCCCAAATGAATAGTCAGAATGATGAGTTCCAGAAAAACACGCAGACCTACAACCAGCTGATGCAAAACGCTCAGGCGATCAGTGCTGCGGTTGACCGTATGCGAGCAATCGGGGGAGAGTTTTTGCTCCACCCAAAAGCAGAAGCCGCTGATATTGCAGCAGAGGCCCGCGAGCGCGTTGTTGTATTGGTTGAAGAAACACGCGAACTGAACGTTCCGGGCATCGAAGATGAGCTCTACGACAATCTGGAAGGCTATGCCTACGGGTTCTCTGAGACATTTGGTGCCGTTGTAGAAGCGACGCTGGAGCGTGGCACCAACTCTGACGGAGGCCTCATTTCAGTCCTCCAGGGTGCAAGCTCCACAATGCAGCTGGAAATCAACAAGGCACGCCGTCAACTGAACGTCAGCAAAGACACACACCGTGTTGCAGGCTTGCTGAAGGATCTTCAGGCCATGGAATGGACCATTGGCGTTGACGGCTACGAAATTGAAAAGAGCACCTTCAAGAGCCGTATTGAGCAGTTTGGTATGGTCATCCAAACCGCGAAGATGCCAGAAGAAACATCTGCCAAGGTCAATGAGCTCTGGGCCACTTACACTGAAACACTGGACGAAATCGAAACCCTGAATGCAGATATTCAGGAAGAAATGGTGTTCGCGCTGGAACAGCTGGATGAGATGATCCCGGCAGCGCAGCAGCTTAACGATTTCGGTGTTGCAGGAGAACAAGAAGCAACAGCGCTGCACCATGAAGCTTCAGCTGCCAGCATGCAGCGCTTTTTGTTGCAGGCCGGCGCAATGGGCGTCATCGGTCTGATGATTGCCGGTTACATCGCATGGCGCATCTCTCGTCCACTGGCTAATCTGCATCAGGCCATGAGCGTGCTGGCAAAGGGTGATGTCTCAATCGATATCGAAGGCACCAATGGCCGCGATGAGTTTGCCAAGATGGCAAAAATTCTCGAAGTGTTCCGTGCCAACGCGATCGAGCGCAATCAGCTCAACGATGAGCGGGATGAAGACAACAACCGTCGTCAGGAGCGTGAGCAAAAAGTGGCTATGCTGGTGCGTGAGTTTGAAAGAGCAGCAACAGCTGCGGGCGACGGTTTCAACTCAGCAATCCAGTCACTGCATGAAGCTTCATTTGCATTGAACGTCACCGTTGAAAGCGTTTCCGATAAAGCTGGTAAGGCTGGAGAAGCCGTCAGCCACGCCTCTTCCTCGGTTGCAACAGTAGCCTCTGCCAGTGAGGAAATGTCTCTCTCCATTAAGGAAGTGGCTTCCGAAGCTGTAAATTCCAAAGACGTTGCGGATGAAGTTGGCAGTCTTGTCATCAACACCTCCAAGACAATTCAGGAGCTTGCAGAGTCTGCATCTCGCATTGGCCAGGTCGTCAACCTCATTAAGGACATCGCCGACCAGACCAACCTCCTTGCACTCAATGCGACCATCGAAGCGGCTCGTGCAGGTGAGATGGGTAAAGGCTTTGCTGTTGTGGCATCTGAGGTGAAGCATCTGGCAAACCAGACCACCACGGCGACTGAAGAGATCTCTCAGCAGATCCATGCAATCCAGCAGGTGTCTACAGATGCGGTCGGGTCCATTGAAAAGGTAACCAGCATGATGGAAAAGCTGTCCACCAGCTCTTCTGCGGTTGCCGCAGCCGTGGAACAGCAATCTGTAACCGTCGGTGAAATTGCCCGCTCTGTGACAGACGCTTCTGATCAATCCCGCATTGGCGAGTCTGAAATGGTTGAGGTTGCCAATACCATTGAAAACTCCACCAAGACGGCCGAGGACATCAACAATCAGGCAGACAACATCTCTGAAGAGGCTGATCAGTTCAACCGCTCGATTAAAGCTTTCCTTGAGGACGTTCAGGCTGCCTAAACCTCTCAAAATTTGCAATTATTTCAACGCAGTGGGTTCGCTCACTGCGTTTTTTAGTGCTTGAGTAAGGTCAGTTGTGAGTTATCTGCGGCATAGAAGCCGCAGGGCTTGCCCAAGGGAAAGCTTCTTTATAAGGTCCGGCAATCCTCAAAGCGAGGATCAAGCGGGAGAGTTGCCGGAGTGGTCGAACGGGGCGGTCTCGAAAACCGTTGAGCACGCAAGTGTTCCGAGGGTTCGAATCCCTCACTCTCCGCCATTTAATCCTTTCGATGGCTTTGACCGCAATTTTGGCGGAACTCAGTTCGTTTTGATCGCCAAAACGGAACAAAAATTAATCCGGTAGTAGAGTCATCTCTCCATTTTGACATCTCTCTTGATTGAACGGTCCATGCACATTCTGTGCTTCCTCTGAGCGTTACCTTCAATCGACATCGTTCAGACAAACCAAAAGCAACGCAATCTAATGCCTGCTGAAAGTCATCAAATGCTTCATGCCAGCCTGCAAAACTAACGAGAAATTCGGTGCGTGTTTTTTGAACTGTGATTTCAAAACCATTTGGAGTTCGGCAATGAATCCTTAATCGATCTGGATCTTGAGAGACATGATCTGGGCCACAATTTTCCAGCAGGGTGAGTATTCCTTCTTGCCATTGGGGCATATTATAAACCTCTGTAATTTATATGATTACTTCACCTTCCCAATAATCATCGTCAGCCACTTCTCATCCTTATTGTAAGGCTTATTGCTTTGTGTGATACGAGCATCTTGCAGCTCTAAGCTGGGAACATCCGCGAGAATGGCTTTGAAGCGGTCTTCGGTCATCATGGAGAAGCGACGACCATCATCTCGTGGGATTTCTCCGTCTCCC
Coding sequences:
- a CDS encoding GNAT family N-acetyltransferase produces the protein MVVEYEEIPEESSCFAAGSPQDTARLVVDRARKDDVADILFLANNRRIAEKLTNMPHPFTYEDAKALVKRCEVQLPSQATFAIRMKNTGRFIGAIGFNPLAEDFGAVHLGYWVGEPFWNQGYATEAVQSVIEFAFANGVKELSASCRVSNPASHRVLTKCGFKQDGATKLHSLGAMAVVDATRFTLTRTQWIANTRWGSAG
- the rpmA gene encoding 50S ribosomal protein L27 produces the protein MAHKKAGGSSRNGRDSAGRRLGIKKYGGEAVVPGNIIARQRGTKWHPGAGVGMGKDHTIFATVEGKVAFEEKRNGRTFINVMPVALAAE
- the rplU gene encoding 50S ribosomal protein L21 produces the protein MFAVIKTGGKQYTVAADDLLKIEKVSAEAGETVTFDEVLMVGSDAETTIGAPTVEGASVVAEVVEQGRDRKIIIFKKRRRQNSRRRNGHRQAFTTVKITDILTGGAKPAKKAAAPKKAAAAPAAEGSDDLKKLQGLGPAIEKKLNAAGVSTYAQIAGFSAEDIARVEEEAGLKGRFERDNWVEQAKELAAK
- a CDS encoding methyl-accepting chemotaxis protein, with translation MRIPKFAWIYSVVTRVTALGLLPILVLGGALISLSQMNSQNDEFQKNTQTYNQLMQNAQAISAAVDRMRAIGGEFLLHPKAEAADIAAEARERVVVLVEETRELNVPGIEDELYDNLEGYAYGFSETFGAVVEATLERGTNSDGGLISVLQGASSTMQLEINKARRQLNVSKDTHRVAGLLKDLQAMEWTIGVDGYEIEKSTFKSRIEQFGMVIQTAKMPEETSAKVNELWATYTETLDEIETLNADIQEEMVFALEQLDEMIPAAQQLNDFGVAGEQEATALHHEASAASMQRFLLQAGAMGVIGLMIAGYIAWRISRPLANLHQAMSVLAKGDVSIDIEGTNGRDEFAKMAKILEVFRANAIERNQLNDERDEDNNRRQEREQKVAMLVREFERAATAAGDGFNSAIQSLHEASFALNVTVESVSDKAGKAGEAVSHASSSVATVASASEEMSLSIKEVASEAVNSKDVADEVGSLVINTSKTIQELAESASRIGQVVNLIKDIADQTNLLALNATIEAARAGEMGKGFAVVASEVKHLANQTTTATEEISQQIHAIQQVSTDAVGSIEKVTSMMEKLSTSSSAVAAAVEQQSVTVGEIARSVTDASDQSRIGESEMVEVANTIENSTKTAEDINNQADNISEEADQFNRSIKAFLEDVQAA